One Gordonia mangrovi genomic region harbors:
- a CDS encoding CaiB/BaiF CoA transferase family protein: protein MSNTNHPPLRGIKVLDLSRILAAPLAAQMLGDLGADVIKVERPSTGDDSRSYGPPFLTDENGEESDEAGFYLSCNRNKRSITVDHSTPEGADVIRRLAADADVLIENFRTGVLAKYGLDFESLRANNPRLVYCSITGFGQDGPYARRPGYDGIFQAMSGMMSVSGIPDGEPGAGPMKMGVSMVDVLTSLYASNAIVAALWSRDHGDGAGQHIDISLLDCGLASLSHYAQNYLVSGVAAPRRGNGGFGGIPSQTFTGSDGEEFFLVASTPKQWQGVTEVIERPDLLEDERFGTVSARIANRDLVLQTLRNAFGARPAHDWVVALEAKEVPVSPVNDMDGVFANPQIAHRDMRMRLDHPVSGTVDLLRNPIMMSDTPLNEYRTPPMLGEHTREILAGELGMTDTQIDKLIANKAV, encoded by the coding sequence ATGAGCAATACCAACCATCCGCCGCTGCGTGGAATCAAGGTTCTCGACCTCAGCCGCATCCTCGCGGCCCCGCTCGCCGCGCAGATGCTCGGCGACCTCGGGGCCGACGTGATCAAGGTCGAGCGTCCCAGCACCGGCGACGATTCCCGTAGCTACGGTCCGCCCTTCCTCACCGATGAGAACGGCGAAGAGAGCGACGAAGCCGGGTTCTACCTCAGCTGCAACCGCAACAAGCGATCCATCACCGTCGACCACTCGACGCCGGAAGGCGCCGACGTCATCAGGAGACTGGCGGCTGACGCCGACGTCCTCATCGAGAACTTCCGCACCGGGGTCTTGGCCAAGTACGGACTGGATTTCGAATCCCTCCGCGCGAACAACCCCCGCCTCGTCTACTGCTCGATCACCGGTTTCGGACAGGACGGCCCCTACGCGCGGCGGCCCGGGTACGACGGCATCTTCCAGGCGATGAGCGGGATGATGAGTGTCTCCGGCATCCCCGACGGCGAACCCGGTGCCGGACCGATGAAGATGGGGGTGTCCATGGTCGACGTGCTCACCAGCCTGTACGCGTCGAACGCAATCGTCGCAGCGCTGTGGAGCCGTGACCACGGCGACGGCGCGGGCCAGCACATCGACATCTCGCTGCTCGACTGCGGGCTCGCCTCGCTGTCGCACTACGCACAGAACTACCTGGTCTCCGGTGTTGCGGCTCCGCGCCGCGGGAACGGCGGGTTCGGCGGGATTCCCTCACAGACCTTTACCGGCTCGGACGGTGAGGAGTTCTTCCTCGTCGCCAGTACACCCAAGCAGTGGCAGGGCGTGACCGAGGTCATCGAACGTCCCGACCTTCTGGAGGACGAGAGGTTCGGTACTGTGTCCGCCCGGATCGCCAACCGTGATCTCGTTCTCCAGACGCTTCGAAACGCATTCGGTGCACGGCCGGCACACGACTGGGTGGTGGCGCTCGAGGCCAAGGAGGTCCCGGTCAGCCCGGTCAACGACATGGACGGTGTCTTCGCGAATCCACAGATTGCTCATCGCGACATGCGGATGCGGCTGGATCATCCGGTCTCGGGCACCGTCGATCTTCTGAGGAATCCGATCATGATGTCGGACACGCCGCTCAACGAATACCGGACGCCACCTATGCTGGGTGAGCACACCCGGGAGATCCTGGCGGGTGAGCTCGGCATGACCGACACGCAGATCGACAAACTGATCGCGAATAAGGCGGTCTGA
- a CDS encoding enoyl-CoA hydratase-related protein yields the protein MAAVKSTSDNATPVHGISVERSGAVATVWLDRPDRGNGFISDMQIELHDRLAELDADSGIRAIVVTGRGRFFSTGADMEPGGANFAFDAEHTARARNMMAARPRPWKLRTPIIAAMNGSAVGLGLTFPLQWDIRVMNETAKYGFVFTRRGLIPEQNSLWLLPKLVGLSTAMDLLLTGRLFSGADAKVMGLATEAVPAEEVLPRALAIADEIATHTSPLAVGLTKQLAYEMLQATDREAAFHREWEIFRWMGRQPDSAEGVASFIEKRPPQFTGDKHAAPPEATELWEAPDV from the coding sequence ATGGCCGCTGTCAAGTCAACCTCGGACAACGCGACGCCTGTTCACGGGATCAGTGTCGAGCGCTCCGGTGCGGTAGCCACCGTTTGGCTCGACCGACCCGACCGCGGCAACGGCTTCATCTCCGACATGCAGATCGAATTACATGATCGGCTGGCCGAACTGGATGCCGACAGCGGCATCCGGGCGATCGTGGTGACCGGGCGTGGACGATTCTTCTCCACCGGTGCGGACATGGAGCCCGGCGGAGCGAACTTCGCGTTCGATGCCGAGCACACAGCCCGCGCCCGCAACATGATGGCCGCGCGGCCGCGGCCGTGGAAGCTTCGCACTCCGATCATCGCCGCCATGAACGGCTCGGCGGTCGGCCTCGGTCTGACCTTCCCGCTGCAGTGGGACATCCGAGTGATGAACGAGACGGCGAAGTACGGATTCGTCTTCACCAGGCGGGGACTCATCCCCGAACAGAATTCGCTCTGGCTGCTGCCCAAACTGGTCGGCTTGTCCACCGCGATGGACCTGCTGCTCACCGGGCGACTGTTCAGCGGGGCCGACGCCAAGGTCATGGGCCTGGCGACCGAAGCGGTTCCGGCTGAGGAAGTGCTGCCGCGGGCGCTGGCGATCGCGGATGAGATCGCCACGCACACCTCACCGCTCGCTGTCGGGTTGACCAAACAACTGGCCTACGAGATGCTGCAGGCCACCGACCGGGAAGCCGCATTCCATCGTGAGTGGGAGATCTTCCGGTGGATGGGACGTCAGCCGGACTCGGCCGAAGGCGTCGCCTCGTTCATCGAGAAGCGACCGCCGCAATTCACCGGCGACAAACACGCCGCACCTCCCGAGGCGACCGAACTGTGGGAGGCACCGGATGTCTGA
- a CDS encoding FadR/GntR family transcriptional regulator → MAATNGSSVVRVPKAGELVAGELRRQIVTGEISPGDPLPSETVLMERYGVSRPTMREAFRILESEAIITVLRGAHGGARALAPDASIAARNLGLLLQFQGVPLADVYRTRTEIEVASVQALSGVSAKRLAPLVELVDQAGEALDDPLAFARIDTQIHQAIVDLSGLRTLAVLAGMLLNIMDAHNDLYMSVHGAENEWQADQHAYRAYKKLVMHLRAGDATTAAEAWRRHLKKVEQHMVGDSDTTLVELLS, encoded by the coding sequence ATGGCGGCAACAAATGGTTCGAGTGTCGTGCGCGTGCCCAAAGCGGGCGAGTTGGTCGCGGGGGAGTTGCGGCGACAGATAGTCACTGGCGAAATCAGCCCGGGCGACCCGTTGCCCAGCGAGACGGTACTCATGGAGCGCTACGGGGTGTCGCGGCCGACGATGCGCGAGGCGTTTCGCATCCTCGAGTCCGAGGCGATCATCACCGTATTACGGGGTGCCCATGGTGGCGCGCGTGCGCTCGCGCCGGATGCGTCCATCGCGGCACGCAACCTCGGCTTGCTCCTGCAGTTCCAGGGCGTCCCACTCGCCGATGTGTACCGCACCCGAACCGAGATCGAAGTCGCGTCGGTCCAGGCGTTGAGCGGAGTGTCCGCAAAGCGACTGGCGCCGCTCGTGGAACTGGTGGATCAGGCGGGCGAGGCCCTGGATGACCCGCTCGCGTTCGCTCGGATCGACACCCAAATACATCAGGCGATCGTCGATCTGTCCGGGTTGCGAACCCTCGCAGTTCTCGCCGGCATGTTGCTGAACATCATGGATGCCCACAACGATCTGTACATGTCGGTGCATGGGGCAGAAAATGAATGGCAGGCCGATCAGCATGCCTACCGCGCGTACAAGAAGCTCGTGATGCACCTGCGTGCAGGCGACGCCACGACAGCTGCCGAGGCGTGGCGCAGGCATCTGAAAAAGGTCGAGCAGCACATGGTCGGCGACTCCGATACGACCCTGGTCGAACTGCTGTCCTGA
- a CDS encoding SDR family oxidoreductase, translating to MGLHDGRVVVVTGAAGGIGREHALSFAREGAKVVVNDLGPAQETVDEIIAAGGEAVANNDDISDWDGAARLIATALDTFGDLHVLVNNAGILRDKMFVNMDMQMWDDVMRVHLRGTFCPTKHAVNYWRERHKAGQPVAHPRIINTSSPSGLYGNVGQSNYGAAKAAIAAFTVILADELGRLGITVNAIAPSALTQMTAGLDQYVAKMEEIKERTGFDAGSPANIAPPVVWLASPEAVGITGRVFNVKGGLIGVAETWVAGPSEEKLSQWAPGELGEVIPKLVAQARPNSDGSGQPRS from the coding sequence ATGGGATTGCATGACGGAAGGGTCGTCGTCGTCACCGGCGCTGCGGGTGGAATCGGGCGCGAGCACGCACTTTCCTTCGCTCGCGAAGGAGCCAAGGTCGTCGTCAACGACCTCGGACCGGCACAGGAGACCGTCGACGAGATCATCGCCGCCGGCGGCGAGGCCGTCGCCAACAACGATGACATCTCCGATTGGGACGGCGCCGCACGACTGATCGCCACGGCACTCGACACCTTCGGTGATCTGCACGTTCTGGTGAACAACGCAGGCATTCTGCGGGACAAGATGTTCGTGAACATGGACATGCAGATGTGGGACGACGTGATGCGCGTACACCTGCGCGGCACCTTCTGCCCCACGAAGCATGCGGTGAACTACTGGCGTGAACGGCACAAGGCCGGACAACCCGTCGCGCACCCGCGAATCATCAACACCTCGTCGCCTTCAGGTCTCTATGGCAACGTCGGGCAGTCGAACTACGGTGCGGCCAAGGCCGCAATCGCGGCGTTCACCGTCATCCTGGCCGACGAATTGGGTCGTCTCGGGATCACCGTGAATGCGATCGCGCCGAGTGCACTGACCCAGATGACCGCCGGCCTCGATCAGTACGTCGCGAAGATGGAAGAGATCAAGGAACGCACGGGGTTCGATGCCGGATCCCCTGCCAATATCGCGCCGCCCGTGGTGTGGTTGGCCTCGCCGGAGGCGGTTGGTATCACCGGACGCGTTTTCAACGTCAAGGGCGGGCTCATCGGAGTCGCGGAGACCTGGGTTGCCGGACCGTCCGAGGAGAAGCTGTCGCAGTGGGCTCCCGGCGAACTCGGTGAGGTGATCCCGAAGCTGGTTGCCCAGGCGCGGCCCAACTCCGACGGCTCAGGCCAACCGCGGAGCTGA
- a CDS encoding amidohydrolase family protein: MTSTVSDPTSDDSTTAETEPRVFDTWINLPYAPGEVVPDPSVVQRFKRGDSAYEGGQSMADVVAEMDRLGISGGVLTKYPRDITPPFVHGIQSGEEVVRNACERLASIQAEYPGRFVTAVGIDPRLAYDAAKLVRIAVREYGIKCIRVCPMFTGIPIDDKLAYPMYTAACDEGAVMTFNVGAPGPMKPAKLQRTILIDEVALAFPELKIVMTHMGDPWISETVAMLIKHPNVFAMTSGWAPKYIPEEIWNVQRKRNNTKLMWSSDYPILPFERTINEGRAIDLPAESRANFLGLNALRVFGEPPAA, encoded by the coding sequence ATGACCTCCACGGTGTCTGACCCGACATCCGACGATTCGACGACCGCGGAAACCGAACCCCGCGTGTTCGATACGTGGATCAACCTTCCCTACGCGCCCGGCGAGGTCGTGCCCGACCCGTCGGTGGTGCAGCGATTCAAACGCGGCGACAGTGCCTATGAGGGCGGTCAGTCCATGGCCGATGTCGTTGCCGAGATGGATCGTCTGGGCATCTCGGGTGGTGTGCTCACCAAGTATCCACGTGATATCACCCCCCCGTTTGTGCACGGTATCCAGAGCGGTGAAGAGGTCGTGCGCAACGCGTGCGAGCGACTGGCCTCGATCCAGGCGGAGTATCCCGGACGGTTCGTCACCGCCGTCGGAATCGATCCCCGCCTCGCCTATGACGCGGCGAAACTGGTGCGGATCGCGGTACGCGAGTACGGCATCAAGTGCATCCGCGTATGCCCGATGTTCACCGGCATCCCGATCGACGACAAACTCGCGTATCCGATGTACACGGCGGCCTGTGACGAAGGTGCAGTGATGACCTTCAACGTGGGGGCACCGGGCCCGATGAAGCCGGCGAAGCTGCAGCGCACCATTCTCATCGACGAGGTGGCACTTGCGTTCCCCGAACTCAAGATCGTCATGACTCACATGGGCGACCCGTGGATCAGCGAGACCGTCGCGATGCTGATCAAGCATCCCAACGTGTTCGCGATGACCTCGGGCTGGGCGCCCAAGTACATTCCGGAGGAGATCTGGAATGTGCAACGCAAGCGCAACAACACCAAGCTCATGTGGTCCTCGGACTACCCGATCCTGCCGTTCGAGCGCACCATCAACGAAGGACGCGCTATCGACCTGCCGGCCGAATCGCGGGCAAACTTCCTCGGACTCAACGCTCTTCGCGTATTCGGCGAACCGCCGGCCGCCTGA
- a CDS encoding enoyl-CoA hydratase/isomerase family protein — translation MSDLEWSVADGVAIIRLNRPERRNAFTLDMVREWAEYLRLARTDPDVRVVVLTGTGNKAFCSGVDLSSISNANPHLTPLERKSQLHDEIHRVALELEALDKPVIASINGAAVGAGLDMALMCDLRVAARSAKLSEGYVKVGLTPGDGGAYYLPRLVGTSKALELLLTGDFIDADEALRIGLVNRVVDDDDLADATRALAAQIAAGPPVTIRMIKRATYQSANIDLRTALDLISSHFAVVAATDDAAEALSAMSEKRTPNFTGR, via the coding sequence GTGTCAGATCTCGAGTGGTCAGTCGCCGATGGTGTCGCCATCATCCGCTTGAACCGGCCCGAACGACGCAATGCATTCACGCTGGACATGGTGCGGGAGTGGGCTGAGTACCTGCGACTGGCGCGAACCGACCCGGACGTCCGGGTAGTGGTCCTCACCGGCACGGGAAACAAGGCGTTCTGCTCGGGAGTTGATCTCTCCAGCATCTCGAACGCCAATCCACATCTGACTCCGCTGGAGCGTAAGTCGCAACTGCACGACGAGATCCATCGGGTCGCGTTGGAATTGGAGGCGCTCGACAAGCCGGTCATCGCGTCGATCAACGGCGCCGCAGTCGGCGCCGGGCTCGACATGGCACTGATGTGCGACCTGCGCGTCGCTGCGCGCAGCGCGAAGCTGTCCGAGGGGTACGTGAAAGTCGGCCTGACACCCGGTGACGGCGGCGCCTACTATCTGCCGCGTCTGGTCGGCACGTCGAAGGCGCTCGAACTGCTGCTGACCGGCGATTTCATCGACGCCGACGAGGCGCTCCGTATCGGCCTGGTCAACCGGGTGGTCGACGATGACGACCTCGCCGACGCGACCCGGGCCCTTGCCGCCCAGATCGCGGCCGGCCCGCCGGTCACCATACGGATGATCAAACGTGCCACCTACCAGTCCGCAAACATCGATCTGCGGACGGCTCTCGATCTGATCTCGTCGCACTTCGCGGTGGTCGCCGCCACCGACGACGCAGCTGAAGCGCTCTCCGCGATGTCGGAGAAACGTACTCCCAATTTCACCGGTCGATAG
- a CDS encoding acetyl-CoA C-acetyltransferase, with the protein MPEAVIVAAARTPIGRAYKGAMKDMRPDDLAAQAIRAALDQVPALDPHSVRDLMLGCGAPGGEQGFNMGRVVATLLGLDDVPGTTITRYCASSVQTARMAMHAVRAGEGDVFIAAGVEAISRGRLGHSDTPPVAPDADPRDRSRNPWTNARFADAQARTRSRAEAEVADEWRDPREAGELPDVYIAMGQTAENVAQICGVSRQEQDEFAARSQQLYERAAQTGFWKREISPVTLADGTVIDADESPRAGTTVEKLAGLAPVFRPNGTVTAGNACPLNDGAAALIIMSDVRAAELGLSPLARIVSTGVSGLSPEIMGLGPVEASRDALRNAGLTIGDIDLVEINEAFAAQVIPSYKQLDIPLDRLNVNGGGIAAGHPFGMTGARIATTLINSMRWHDKQFGLETMCVGGGQGMAMILERLQ; encoded by the coding sequence ATGCCCGAAGCAGTCATCGTCGCGGCCGCGCGAACGCCGATCGGACGCGCGTACAAGGGGGCGATGAAGGACATGCGCCCGGATGATTTGGCCGCGCAAGCCATTCGGGCTGCGCTGGACCAGGTTCCCGCCCTGGACCCGCATTCGGTGCGTGATCTGATGCTCGGCTGTGGCGCGCCGGGCGGGGAGCAGGGATTCAACATGGGGCGGGTGGTGGCCACCTTGCTCGGTCTCGACGATGTGCCGGGTACGACGATCACCCGTTACTGCGCGTCGAGCGTCCAAACCGCACGGATGGCCATGCACGCCGTGCGAGCCGGCGAAGGCGACGTGTTCATCGCAGCCGGTGTAGAAGCCATCAGCCGTGGCCGCCTGGGACACTCGGACACGCCGCCGGTGGCCCCGGACGCAGATCCACGCGATCGCAGCCGCAACCCGTGGACCAATGCGCGTTTCGCGGATGCCCAGGCGCGTACACGATCACGTGCCGAAGCTGAGGTCGCCGACGAGTGGCGCGACCCGCGAGAGGCGGGTGAGCTTCCCGATGTCTACATCGCGATGGGGCAGACTGCCGAGAACGTCGCGCAGATCTGTGGGGTATCCAGACAGGAGCAGGACGAGTTCGCGGCGCGTTCCCAGCAGCTCTATGAACGCGCTGCCCAGACAGGTTTCTGGAAGCGCGAGATCAGCCCGGTCACATTGGCTGACGGTACGGTGATCGACGCCGACGAGAGCCCCCGAGCCGGTACCACCGTGGAGAAGCTCGCCGGGCTGGCTCCGGTCTTCCGTCCGAACGGCACCGTCACCGCGGGCAACGCCTGTCCGCTCAACGACGGTGCGGCCGCCCTGATCATCATGTCGGACGTCAGGGCCGCAGAACTCGGGCTCTCGCCGCTGGCGCGCATCGTGTCGACAGGTGTATCGGGACTATCTCCGGAGATCATGGGGCTCGGTCCCGTCGAGGCAAGTCGGGATGCGTTGCGCAATGCGGGACTGACGATCGGTGACATCGATCTCGTCGAGATCAACGAGGCGTTCGCGGCTCAGGTGATCCCCTCGTACAAGCAGCTGGACATCCCGCTTGATCGGCTGAACGTGAACGGAGGCGGCATCGCCGCCGGACACCCCTTCGGCATGACCGGTGCACGGATCGCGACCACCCTGATCAACTCGATGCGCTGGCATGACAAGCAGTTCGGGCTCGAGACGATGTGTGTGGGTGGTGGTCAGGGCATGGCCATGATCCTGGAACGACTGCAGTAG
- a CDS encoding acyl-CoA dehydrogenase family protein translates to MTDSGTALPLTAADREFRDELRNWLAENLTGEFVGQSHRGGPDDDDNWELRRAWERKLGEGNWLGLSWPVEYGGRGATMSQEILFALEYANAGAPPRAAFHGETLMAPTALHYGTPEQKQRLLLPMSRGEVVWCQGYSEPGAGSDLAAISTRARLDGDEWVINGQKIWTTFAHHADWIFAIVRTEPGSTRHSGLSYMLIPLDQPGVRVVPIRTMLGDSGFNEVYFDNARTTTDNVLAPIGEGWKAAMTTLGHERATSVLNYQFSFRREMESLRRVAARRGAGRDPIIRDRIVDSIIGLEIMGYNNQRTLDNALRAGEFGPEASIGKYYWSTWHKQFTELAMDILDTDGWLGSEWGSGPDEEAETLRRAFVRARAESIYAGTSEIQKNIIGERVLGLPREPRVTKEAVR, encoded by the coding sequence ATGACCGACAGCGGCACCGCATTGCCACTCACCGCGGCCGATCGAGAATTCCGCGATGAGTTGCGCAACTGGTTGGCCGAAAACCTGACCGGCGAGTTCGTCGGTCAGAGCCATCGAGGCGGCCCTGACGATGACGACAATTGGGAACTGCGCCGCGCGTGGGAGCGCAAGCTCGGCGAGGGAAACTGGCTCGGCCTCTCCTGGCCGGTCGAATACGGCGGGCGCGGCGCCACCATGTCGCAGGAAATCCTGTTCGCCCTCGAGTACGCCAACGCGGGCGCACCACCACGCGCCGCATTCCACGGCGAGACCTTGATGGCCCCGACGGCGCTGCACTACGGGACGCCTGAGCAGAAGCAGCGATTGTTGCTGCCCATGTCGCGGGGTGAGGTGGTGTGGTGTCAGGGTTATTCCGAGCCCGGTGCCGGTTCCGACCTCGCCGCCATCAGCACGCGTGCACGGCTCGACGGCGACGAATGGGTGATCAACGGGCAGAAGATCTGGACGACGTTTGCCCACCATGCGGACTGGATCTTCGCGATCGTGCGCACCGAGCCCGGTTCGACTCGCCACTCCGGTCTGTCCTACATGTTGATTCCACTTGACCAGCCGGGTGTACGTGTCGTACCGATCCGCACGATGTTGGGCGACAGTGGGTTCAACGAGGTCTATTTCGACAATGCACGCACCACCACCGACAACGTGTTGGCACCGATCGGCGAGGGCTGGAAGGCGGCGATGACCACGCTCGGCCACGAGCGGGCCACCTCGGTACTCAACTACCAGTTCTCGTTTCGGCGCGAGATGGAGTCACTGCGGCGGGTTGCCGCGCGGCGTGGCGCCGGTCGTGACCCGATCATCCGTGACCGTATCGTCGATTCGATCATCGGCCTGGAGATCATGGGCTACAACAACCAACGGACGCTCGACAACGCCCTGCGCGCCGGCGAATTCGGGCCCGAAGCATCGATCGGCAAGTACTACTGGTCCACATGGCACAAGCAGTTCACCGAACTGGCGATGGACATACTCGACACCGATGGATGGCTCGGGAGCGAGTGGGGCTCCGGCCCCGACGAGGAAGCCGAGACGCTACGCCGCGCGTTCGTTCGTGCCAGGGCCGAGTCCATCTACGCGGGTACCAGTGAGATTCAGAAGAACATCATCGGCGAGCGCGTGCTCGGGCTTCCCCGCGAGCCGCGTGTCACCAAGGAGGCAGTGCGATGA
- a CDS encoding acyl-CoA dehydrogenase family protein has protein sequence MSLTPSPEREELRSVVRKFMATHSDESQVRRQMDLGEGYDTAVWRKMAEQLGVQSLMIPEEYGGAGFGFGELAIVLEEAGRALLCAPLMSTAVLATSALLYSNDETAAKDHLPGIAEGTTVATVAIIEDGGNWAEDGITLQAKATDDGWHLTGVKPYVLDGTDAGLIIVAARTESGVSLFLVDAGAPGFTATNLSTLDLTRRQARLEFSDTPARLLGTDGSGWEVLEKVLRVAAIALACEQVGGSAQVLETTVEYAKTREQFGRQIGSFQAVKHKLADMLVELESSRSAAYFATAALESDSDDSSVAASIAKSYCSTAFYDIAAESIQLHGGIGFTWEHTAHMYFKRARGSHSLFGTPAYHRALIAAQLGV, from the coding sequence ATGAGCCTCACCCCCAGTCCTGAACGAGAGGAACTCCGCTCGGTCGTCCGGAAGTTCATGGCGACGCACTCGGATGAATCCCAGGTACGTCGCCAGATGGATCTCGGTGAAGGCTACGACACCGCGGTCTGGCGGAAGATGGCCGAGCAACTCGGCGTGCAATCACTGATGATCCCGGAGGAGTACGGCGGCGCGGGTTTCGGGTTCGGTGAACTCGCGATCGTGCTCGAAGAAGCCGGCCGGGCACTGTTGTGCGCACCGCTCATGTCGACCGCTGTACTTGCCACCAGCGCGCTGTTGTACTCGAACGACGAAACCGCCGCCAAGGATCACCTACCCGGCATCGCCGAGGGGACCACGGTGGCGACGGTGGCGATCATCGAGGATGGCGGCAACTGGGCCGAGGACGGCATCACGCTGCAAGCGAAGGCAACCGACGACGGATGGCACCTCACCGGCGTCAAACCTTATGTGCTCGACGGCACCGATGCCGGCCTGATCATCGTCGCCGCTCGGACCGAGTCGGGGGTATCGCTGTTCCTCGTGGATGCCGGCGCGCCCGGGTTCACCGCCACCAATCTGTCCACGCTGGATCTGACCCGGCGCCAAGCACGACTCGAGTTCTCCGACACTCCGGCACGGTTGCTGGGCACCGACGGCAGCGGTTGGGAAGTTCTGGAGAAGGTGCTGCGCGTCGCCGCCATCGCGCTGGCGTGTGAGCAGGTCGGAGGCTCGGCGCAAGTGCTCGAGACCACCGTCGAGTACGCCAAGACACGCGAGCAGTTCGGCCGGCAGATCGGGTCATTCCAGGCGGTCAAGCACAAGCTCGCCGACATGCTCGTCGAACTCGAATCGTCGCGATCGGCTGCCTACTTCGCGACGGCAGCGCTGGAATCCGATTCCGACGACTCCTCTGTGGCGGCATCCATCGCCAAGTCGTACTGTTCGACCGCGTTCTATGACATCGCCGCCGAGAGTATCCAGTTGCACGGCGGTATCGGCTTCACCTGGGAACACACCGCCCATATGTATTTCAAACGCGCCCGAGGCTCGCACAGTCTTTTCGGCACGCCCGCCTATCACCGCGCACTCATCGCGGCTCAGCTCGGTGTCTGA
- a CDS encoding enoyl-CoA hydratase/isomerase family protein — protein MPGTATSPTFDTIEVKSDGSITVVTLNRPDAMNAADAVMHRELAEVWEAIGADPACRAVVLTGAGRAFSAGGDFPRMVETQVDQDVQDEVFAEARRTVHAMVELPQPIIAAVNGPAVGLGASLVALCDMAVAADTAFLADPHLGVGLVPADGAALLWPMTIGLMRAKEYIFTGARIPATTAKELGLVNSVVPAGEVLASATELAERVAALPIRAVRDTKRLLNVHTTRVLTGLLDQALACERASVNSVEHAELTRKLIERAEQRAATTTAQ, from the coding sequence ATGCCCGGAACCGCAACCAGTCCCACGTTCGACACGATCGAGGTGAAGTCCGACGGGTCGATCACCGTCGTCACGCTCAATCGGCCAGATGCGATGAATGCGGCAGATGCGGTCATGCATCGCGAGCTCGCCGAGGTGTGGGAAGCAATCGGTGCCGACCCGGCCTGCCGTGCGGTGGTGCTGACCGGCGCGGGGCGGGCGTTCTCGGCAGGCGGCGACTTCCCGCGGATGGTCGAGACGCAGGTGGACCAGGACGTTCAAGACGAGGTCTTCGCCGAAGCTCGTCGCACGGTGCATGCGATGGTCGAACTGCCTCAGCCGATCATCGCGGCGGTGAACGGACCGGCGGTGGGACTGGGTGCAAGCCTTGTGGCCCTGTGTGACATGGCGGTGGCCGCAGACACGGCATTCCTCGCGGACCCGCATCTGGGAGTCGGATTGGTGCCGGCTGATGGCGCCGCGCTGTTGTGGCCGATGACGATCGGACTGATGCGCGCAAAGGAGTACATCTTCACCGGTGCGCGTATCCCCGCAACCACGGCGAAAGAACTGGGCCTCGTCAACTCAGTCGTGCCCGCCGGCGAGGTGCTCGCGTCCGCGACGGAACTCGCCGAGCGTGTTGCCGCCCTCCCCATCCGGGCGGTGCGCGACACCAAGCGCCTGTTGAATGTCCACACGACGCGGGTGCTGACGGGGCTACTCGACCAAGCGCTGGCCTGTGAGCGGGCGAGCGTCAACTCGGTCGAACACGCCGAGTTGACCCGGAAACTGATCGAGCGCGCTGAGCAGCGTGCCGCCACCACAACGGCACAATGA
- a CDS encoding acyl-CoA thioesterase has protein sequence MTQNGETTFESALPDSNLARLFGGQVIAQALAAAGHGVTDERPPHSLHAYFLRPGRVDTPVRYDVETLRDGRSFTSRVVTASQQGKPILTMSTSFHAHEPGMGHQIPMPDAPDPEGLRSVHDMYESEPAIYQEWPWVDLRRVPRAAGDSNTHMQVWMRTDEPGTPTALARACVLAALSDLSFLSVVLGAHGIDTLHTDHQIASLDHAMWFHRDTPADDWLLYDQTTPAASHGLGLAHGSIFTRDGLMVASVAQEGLVRPITSG, from the coding sequence GTGACCCAGAATGGCGAAACAACCTTCGAGAGCGCTCTCCCGGACAGCAATCTCGCACGGCTGTTCGGCGGTCAGGTCATCGCCCAGGCGCTGGCAGCCGCCGGACACGGCGTCACCGACGAGCGACCGCCACACTCACTGCACGCGTACTTCCTCCGACCCGGCCGGGTCGACACGCCGGTCCGTTACGATGTCGAAACCCTCCGCGACGGACGATCATTCACCTCACGCGTGGTCACCGCTAGCCAGCAGGGTAAGCCCATCCTGACGATGAGCACATCCTTTCACGCACATGAACCCGGGATGGGACACCAGATCCCGATGCCGGACGCGCCAGACCCGGAAGGCCTGCGCAGCGTCCATGACATGTACGAGTCGGAACCGGCCATCTACCAAGAGTGGCCGTGGGTGGACCTACGGCGGGTGCCCCGCGCGGCCGGCGACTCGAACACTCATATGCAGGTGTGGATGCGCACGGACGAGCCGGGCACGCCCACTGCACTGGCCCGCGCCTGCGTGCTGGCAGCGCTGAGCGACCTGAGCTTCCTGTCGGTGGTTCTCGGTGCACATGGGATCGACACCCTGCACACCGACCACCAGATCGCCTCCCTCGACCACGCCATGTGGTTCCACCGTGATACGCCTGCAGACGACTGGCTTCTCTACGACCAGACCACGCCGGCGGCCTCCCACGGCCTTGGGTTGGCACACGGTTCGATCTTCACGCGGGACGGACTCATGGTGGCATCGGTCGCACAAGAGGGACTCGTCCGGCCGATCACGTCCGGCTGA